From Chryseobacterium sp. H1D6B, a single genomic window includes:
- the miaB gene encoding tRNA (N6-isopentenyl adenosine(37)-C2)-methylthiotransferase MiaB — protein sequence MQEKYIDETKQGEAFAIAERNGNSKKLFLESYGCQMNFSDSEIVASILNEQGYNTTLKVEEADLILLNTCSIREKAEQTVRMRLAQFKNLKKERPSMTVGVLGCMAERLKTKFLEEEQLVDLVVGPDAYRDLPNLLKETEDGRDAINVILSKEETYADINPVRLGGNGVTAFVTITRGCDNMCTFCVVPFTRGRERSRDPHSILEECKDLWNNGYKEITLLGQNVDSYLWYGGGPKKDFAKASEMQQATAVDFAQLLDQVAKAVPEMRIRFSTSNPQDMSLDVFKIMAKHENICKYVHLPVQSGSNNMLLAMNRQHTREEYLDLINKAKEIVPDISFSQDMIIGFCNETEEDHQDTLSLMKEVEYDYGYMFAYSERPGTPAHKKMEDNIPADVKQRRLSEVIDLQRELSRKRMETYVGREHQILIEGTSRKNENQWKGRNSQNAVCVFDKLEGQKMGDIVNVFVFDNTQGTLLGETVK from the coding sequence GTGCAGGAAAAATATATAGACGAAACCAAGCAGGGAGAAGCTTTTGCTATTGCTGAAAGAAATGGGAATTCTAAGAAATTATTTTTAGAAAGTTACGGATGTCAGATGAATTTCTCTGATTCAGAAATTGTTGCCTCTATCCTCAACGAACAGGGGTACAATACCACTTTGAAAGTGGAAGAAGCTGATCTAATCCTTTTAAATACATGCTCTATCCGTGAAAAAGCTGAACAGACCGTAAGAATGCGTCTTGCCCAGTTTAAAAATCTTAAAAAAGAAAGACCAAGCATGACGGTTGGTGTTTTAGGCTGTATGGCTGAAAGATTGAAAACCAAATTCTTAGAAGAAGAACAATTGGTTGATTTAGTAGTCGGTCCGGACGCTTACAGAGATTTGCCGAACCTTTTAAAAGAAACTGAAGACGGAAGAGACGCAATTAATGTGATTCTTTCAAAAGAGGAGACCTATGCAGATATTAATCCAGTTCGTTTAGGCGGTAATGGGGTTACAGCTTTTGTTACCATTACAAGAGGCTGTGATAATATGTGTACCTTCTGTGTAGTTCCATTTACAAGAGGAAGAGAAAGAAGCCGTGATCCGCATTCTATCCTTGAAGAATGTAAAGATCTGTGGAATAACGGTTATAAAGAAATTACCCTGCTGGGCCAGAATGTAGACTCTTATCTATGGTATGGAGGCGGCCCTAAAAAAGATTTTGCTAAAGCTTCTGAAATGCAGCAGGCTACAGCAGTTGATTTTGCTCAATTACTTGACCAGGTGGCTAAGGCTGTTCCTGAAATGAGAATCAGATTTTCAACTTCCAACCCTCAGGATATGAGTCTGGATGTTTTCAAAATCATGGCTAAGCATGAGAATATTTGTAAATATGTCCATCTTCCTGTTCAAAGCGGAAGCAATAATATGCTGTTAGCGATGAATAGACAGCATACCCGTGAAGAATATTTAGATCTGATCAATAAAGCTAAAGAAATTGTTCCTGATATTTCTTTTTCTCAGGATATGATCATTGGTTTCTGCAATGAAACTGAAGAAGACCATCAGGATACATTGAGTTTAATGAAAGAAGTAGAATATGACTACGGTTATATGTTTGCCTATTCTGAAAGACCGGGAACTCCTGCCCACAAAAAAATGGAAGACAATATTCCAGCAGATGTAAAACAAAGAAGATTATCAGAAGTGATTGATCTGCAGAGAGAACTTTCCAGAAAACGTATGGAAACCTATGTAGGAAGAGAGCATCAGATTTTAATTGAAGGAACTTCTAGAAAGAATGAAAACCAGTGGAAAGGAAGAAATTCACAAAATGCAGTTTGTGTTTTTGATAAATTGGAGGGCCAAAAAATGGGTGACATTGTGAACGTTTTTGTTTTTGACAATACGCAGGGCACACTTTTAGGGGAAACCGTTAAATAA
- a CDS encoding energy transducer TonB has protein sequence MIKKTALFVILIISGFNKAQVLDEYPKNQDFYEGGMVNFYKEAHDYLINNKFKECDAKEIYQPRILISKDAIVKLVKDNDTANIARNKCAHDLSLEVIKNLKNWKTAEVKGMKIGGITEFIFYPKDIMSSYKENYNAEQLVVYAQYPNGNKAFDKEFHDNFMALFADYGINGTVNLEFYINEKGNIVNPRIYPSIFDRTFNVDFMRTLSRLKKTWKPSLYSNIPIKQRVAFPLNFQITYQER, from the coding sequence ATGATTAAAAAGACTGCTCTCTTTGTAATTCTAATTATTTCGGGTTTTAACAAAGCTCAGGTTTTAGATGAATATCCTAAAAATCAGGATTTCTATGAAGGAGGGATGGTTAATTTCTATAAAGAAGCCCATGACTATCTTATCAATAATAAATTTAAAGAATGTGATGCAAAAGAAATTTATCAGCCTAGAATTCTTATTTCTAAAGATGCAATAGTAAAGCTTGTAAAAGATAATGATACAGCCAATATTGCAAGAAATAAATGTGCACATGATTTATCTCTGGAGGTTATCAAAAACCTGAAAAATTGGAAAACGGCGGAAGTTAAAGGAATGAAAATAGGAGGGATTACAGAGTTTATTTTTTATCCAAAAGATATTATGAGCAGCTATAAGGAAAATTACAATGCAGAGCAACTTGTAGTGTATGCTCAATATCCAAATGGAAATAAAGCTTTTGATAAAGAATTTCATGATAATTTTATGGCACTTTTTGCAGATTATGGTATTAATGGTACTGTTAATTTGGAGTTCTATATTAATGAAAAAGGAAATATTGTTAACCCCCGAATTTATCCTTCGATATTTGATAGGACTTTTAATGTAGATTTTATGAGAACTCTTTCAAGATTAAAAAAAACCTGGAAACCTTCTTTATATTCTAATATCCCGATCAAACAAAGAGTTGCGTTTCCATTAAACTTCCAGATCACTTATCAAGAAAGATAG
- a CDS encoding energy transducer TonB, whose amino-acid sequence MVKKNFLILFFLLISFNAFSQDTKPQDQYAGYIQKAEFPGGDDAFQKEFMKMVHAYIDMALYAVQGQVTFIFNIDEKGKISGLEVLPKFKNNEMFIDDMKYAVKKVKGKWSPAMKDGVPVNSKYILKVNFSTNTYDHD is encoded by the coding sequence ATGGTAAAAAAAAACTTTTTAATCCTATTCTTCCTGCTTATCAGCTTCAATGCCTTTTCACAGGACACAAAACCCCAAGATCAATATGCAGGATATATCCAAAAGGCCGAATTTCCTGGAGGAGATGATGCTTTCCAGAAAGAATTCATGAAGATGGTGCATGCCTACATAGATATGGCTCTGTATGCAGTACAGGGTCAGGTTACTTTCATATTTAATATCGACGAAAAAGGAAAAATCAGCGGTCTTGAAGTTCTTCCAAAATTTAAAAACAATGAAATGTTCATTGATGATATGAAGTATGCAGTGAAAAAAGTGAAGGGTAAATGGTCACCTGCCATGAAAGATGGAGTTCCTGTGAATTCAAAATATATTTTGAAAGTTAATTTTTCTACGAATACCTATGATCATGATTAA
- a CDS encoding MFS transporter: MNSSLKRFYIIAWVFGLIFYFLDYVIRSAPAVMLPGLVSNFNTTELKLISMVGTYYYTYSTCSLIAGMALDKFGGKKSLFAGALILGIGCLLFLISSQTAGITGRLLQGAGCAFAFPGCVYLASKGFSSKTLATAIGVTQCLGMLGGTAGQFVVGPWVEQGINIKSFWLWSGVITIVVAFCLLLVTPNEKKDSQDSSPKSVGYLEPYKIVFKNPQSWLCGIISGLLFAPTTIFAMTWAVSFFQKDKQFAFHDAAITSAMVAFGWVFGCPLLGFITDKIGRRKPVLVGGAVLMIVSFLQLIYLPDLYPAKISMFIFGLGSGAAMIPYSIIKEANPDYVKGSATGAINFITFGVTTLVSPVFSRWFGKSLDTSSGALHFQNSILFWIGGVILAILISLMLKETGSKVQSQAVST; the protein is encoded by the coding sequence ATGAATAGTTCTTTAAAAAGATTCTACATCATTGCATGGGTGTTCGGTCTGATTTTCTATTTTTTAGATTATGTGATCAGATCTGCACCTGCCGTAATGCTTCCTGGACTTGTAAGTAATTTCAACACTACTGAACTGAAGCTGATCAGTATGGTAGGGACTTATTATTATACCTATTCTACCTGCAGCTTAATTGCAGGAATGGCTTTGGATAAATTTGGAGGTAAGAAATCTCTTTTTGCAGGAGCTCTGATTTTAGGAATCGGCTGTCTGCTGTTTCTGATCTCCAGCCAGACTGCTGGAATTACGGGCAGATTATTACAGGGAGCGGGATGTGCCTTTGCTTTTCCGGGATGTGTCTATCTTGCCAGCAAAGGTTTTTCTTCCAAAACTTTAGCCACGGCTATTGGGGTGACTCAGTGCTTAGGGATGCTGGGAGGAACGGCAGGGCAGTTTGTAGTCGGGCCGTGGGTAGAACAGGGGATTAATATCAAAAGTTTTTGGCTTTGGTCCGGAGTAATTACTATTGTTGTTGCATTTTGTTTGCTGTTGGTAACTCCTAATGAAAAAAAAGATTCTCAGGACAGCAGTCCCAAATCGGTTGGTTATTTAGAGCCTTATAAAATTGTTTTTAAAAATCCCCAATCTTGGCTCTGCGGTATTATTTCAGGGCTGTTATTTGCTCCTACTACTATATTTGCGATGACTTGGGCGGTATCCTTTTTTCAAAAAGATAAACAGTTTGCTTTTCACGATGCGGCAATTACCAGTGCGATGGTAGCATTTGGATGGGTTTTTGGATGTCCGCTTTTAGGATTTATTACCGATAAAATAGGAAGAAGAAAACCGGTTCTTGTAGGCGGCGCAGTTCTTATGATTGTAAGCTTTCTGCAGCTGATCTATCTGCCGGATCTATATCCTGCGAAAATAAGTATGTTCATTTTTGGACTTGGTTCCGGAGCAGCAATGATTCCCTATTCAATTATTAAAGAAGCAAACCCGGATTATGTAAAAGGCAGTGCTACAGGTGCTATTAATTTTATAACATTTGGTGTTACTACTTTGGTGAGTCCTGTTTTCAGCAGATGGTTTGGGAAAAGTCTGGATACTTCTTCGGGGGCCTTGCATTTTCAAAACTCAATATTGTTTTGGATAGGCGGTGTTATACTGGCTATTTTAATTTCATTAATGTTGAAAGAAACGGGAAGTAAGGTGCAGAGCCAAGCTGTGAGTACTTAA
- a CDS encoding thiamine pyrophosphate-dependent enzyme yields MAKNIAEQIVEMLENANVKRIYAVTGDSLNHLNIAVKKSSIEWIHVRHEEVGAYAAAAEAELDGFAVCAGSCGPGHVHLINGVYEAHRSHVPMLVIASTIPSNEMGMDYFQETNTIKLFDDCSYYNQMITRPEQVQRTMQTAIQHAVSKKGVAVIGLPGDVSELDAEETSTSTQIFRTNPVVRPSDQELNHLAGLINESGKVTLYCGIGAGKSNAEVVELSKLLKAPVGYSFRGKMAIQPNNPNEVGLTGLLGLPSAYHAMHEADLVILLGTDFPYEKFMPIKNKIVQIDESPERLGRRAKLELGLTGDIKETIKALLPLLKEKTDTDFLNEQLEFYEKVKEQQLTYVKDSGKENAIQPEFVAYTLDQMAKKDAIFTVDTGMCCVWGARFITGTGERKMLGSFNHGSMANAMPMAIGASLAHPDKQVIAMCGDGGLSMLLGDMATIFQYKLPVKLIVFNNRALGMVKLEMEVGGLPDNETDMINPDFAMVAQAMGYPGKNVHRPEEVEAAIAECLNHDGPYLLNIFTNPNALALPPKIDFDQVLGMTKSMAQLMLGGKMEEVLETVKSNYKHIKGLL; encoded by the coding sequence ATGGCAAAAAACATAGCTGAGCAGATCGTTGAAATGCTCGAAAATGCAAACGTAAAAAGAATCTATGCGGTAACGGGCGACAGTCTTAACCATCTGAATATTGCCGTGAAAAAAAGCAGTATAGAATGGATCCATGTCAGACATGAAGAAGTAGGAGCATACGCTGCTGCTGCGGAAGCTGAGCTGGATGGTTTTGCAGTCTGTGCCGGAAGCTGCGGGCCTGGACATGTTCATTTGATCAACGGAGTTTATGAAGCACACCGCTCCCACGTTCCAATGCTGGTCATTGCATCTACGATTCCAAGCAACGAAATGGGAATGGATTATTTTCAGGAAACCAATACAATAAAGCTGTTTGATGACTGCAGTTATTATAATCAAATGATTACACGTCCTGAGCAGGTGCAGAGAACTATGCAGACTGCCATTCAGCATGCTGTATCTAAAAAAGGAGTTGCTGTTATTGGACTTCCAGGAGATGTTTCTGAGCTGGACGCAGAAGAAACAAGTACTTCAACACAGATATTTAGAACCAATCCTGTTGTCCGTCCGTCAGATCAAGAATTAAATCATTTGGCCGGGCTGATTAATGAAAGTGGAAAAGTCACTTTGTACTGTGGAATTGGAGCCGGAAAGTCTAACGCGGAAGTTGTAGAGCTTTCTAAGCTTTTAAAAGCTCCGGTAGGATATTCTTTCCGTGGAAAAATGGCAATACAGCCTAATAATCCAAATGAAGTTGGGCTTACAGGGCTTTTGGGGCTTCCTTCAGCGTATCACGCAATGCACGAAGCAGATTTAGTAATTCTTCTAGGGACGGATTTTCCTTATGAGAAATTTATGCCCATAAAAAATAAAATCGTTCAGATTGATGAAAGCCCTGAAAGATTGGGAAGAAGAGCTAAGCTGGAATTAGGCCTTACGGGAGATATAAAAGAAACGATAAAAGCATTACTTCCCTTATTAAAAGAAAAAACAGATACAGACTTTCTGAATGAACAGCTGGAATTCTATGAAAAAGTAAAAGAACAGCAACTTACCTACGTTAAAGATTCTGGAAAGGAAAATGCCATCCAGCCGGAGTTTGTAGCTTATACTTTAGATCAGATGGCAAAAAAAGATGCTATTTTCACCGTAGACACAGGAATGTGCTGCGTCTGGGGAGCTAGATTTATTACAGGCACAGGTGAAAGAAAAATGCTCGGATCCTTTAATCATGGTTCTATGGCGAATGCAATGCCGATGGCTATTGGTGCATCATTGGCACATCCAGATAAACAGGTGATTGCTATGTGTGGTGACGGCGGATTATCTATGCTGCTGGGCGATATGGCTACTATTTTTCAATATAAACTTCCTGTGAAGCTGATTGTTTTTAATAACAGAGCTCTTGGAATGGTTAAGCTCGAAATGGAAGTTGGAGGACTGCCGGACAATGAAACCGATATGATTAATCCTGATTTTGCTATGGTAGCTCAGGCCATGGGATATCCCGGGAAAAATGTTCATAGGCCGGAAGAGGTTGAAGCTGCTATTGCAGAATGCCTTAATCATGACGGGCCGTATCTGCTGAATATTTTCACGAATCCTAATGCTCTAGCACTGCCTCCTAAAATTGATTTTGACCAAGTACTGGGGATGACAAAATCCATGGCACAGCTCATGCTGGGAGGAAAAATGGAGGAAGTATTAGAAACAGTGAAAAGCAATTATAAACACATTAAAGGATTGTTATAA
- the lysA gene encoding diaminopimelate decarboxylase, whose product MNTTDLLQIANEYGTPVYVYDAESIKTQYEKLTSSFLKHTKFFYAAKALTNINILKYVKNLGASLDCVSINEVKLGLKAGFPKEKILFTPNCVDLAEIEEAMQHGVHINIDNISILEQFGNKYGNTYPILVRINPHIFAGGNYKISTGHIDSKFGISIHQVRHIERVMKSTNLNVEGLHMHTGSEIKDPEVFLQALDIMLELSEHFPNLKYLDMGSGFKIPYQDNEEETDVKTLGKKVEKVISEFSKSTGKKFELWFEPGKFLVGKSGYLLVKANVIKQTTATVFVGVNSGFNHLIRPMFYDSYHVIENLSNPKGAERIYTVVGNICETDTFAWDRKLHEVREGDVLAFHNAGAYGFEMSSNFNSRLKPAEVLFLDGKAHLIRKRDEFEDLLRNQIEVI is encoded by the coding sequence ATGAACACAACAGATTTGCTACAAATTGCCAATGAATATGGCACGCCGGTGTATGTTTACGATGCTGAATCTATCAAAACTCAATACGAAAAACTTACATCTTCTTTTTTAAAACACACCAAGTTCTTTTATGCTGCAAAGGCATTAACCAACATAAATATTTTAAAATACGTCAAGAACTTGGGTGCCTCTTTAGATTGTGTATCTATTAATGAAGTAAAACTTGGCTTAAAGGCAGGATTTCCTAAAGAAAAAATATTATTTACTCCGAATTGTGTTGACTTAGCTGAGATTGAAGAAGCTATGCAGCACGGTGTTCATATTAATATAGATAACATTTCTATTCTTGAGCAGTTTGGAAATAAATATGGAAATACGTATCCAATTCTTGTAAGAATCAATCCGCATATCTTTGCAGGAGGAAATTATAAAATTTCAACAGGTCATATCGACAGTAAGTTCGGTATTTCAATCCACCAGGTGCGCCACATCGAAAGAGTGATGAAAAGCACAAATCTGAATGTTGAAGGGCTGCATATGCACACAGGAAGTGAGATCAAAGATCCTGAAGTTTTCTTACAGGCGCTAGATATTATGCTGGAGCTTTCTGAGCATTTTCCTAATTTAAAATATCTGGATATGGGAAGCGGATTTAAAATTCCTTACCAAGACAATGAAGAAGAAACAGATGTGAAGACTTTAGGGAAAAAGGTTGAAAAAGTGATTTCAGAGTTTTCTAAATCTACAGGAAAGAAATTTGAATTGTGGTTTGAACCCGGAAAATTCCTAGTTGGAAAAAGCGGGTATCTTTTAGTGAAAGCTAATGTGATCAAACAGACTACAGCTACCGTTTTTGTAGGGGTAAATTCTGGATTTAACCACTTGATCCGTCCTATGTTCTACGATTCTTACCATGTTATTGAAAATCTATCTAATCCAAAAGGAGCAGAAAGAATCTATACTGTAGTTGGAAATATCTGTGAGACCGATACTTTTGCCTGGGACAGAAAACTGCACGAAGTAAGAGAAGGTGATGTTCTTGCTTTCCATAATGCAGGAGCTTACGGTTTTGAAATGAGTTCTAATTTCAATTCAAGATTAAAACCTGCTGAAGTTTTATTCTTAGATGGAAAAGCCCACCTTATCCGTAAAAGAGACGAATTTGAAGATTTACTGAGAAATCAGATCGAAGTAATCTAA
- a CDS encoding 3'-5' exonuclease → MYSIIDIESNGAGYRNECIIDIAIFRYDGQKIVDQFISLVNPESDITPFVQKLTSISPKMVKTAPKFHEIAKRVIEITQNTTLVGHNIDFDYRMLRQSFSRLGYDFKISTLDTIPLAKKLIPDEVSYSLGKLVRSLGIPITNHHRAEGDARATLELFKLLVSKDIENEIIQKQHEETNAKTYINKIKTLTQDLPNERGFVYFQNEAGKIIFSDYVPDINKFSKKVFNSKSKKWEEIQKDVEQINFELTGNDIIAKLILNSKNQKRREVFPFGLYHRNNSYIVEKNKLNKLEKPILKFKSFTQGVKAVEFIGNQEDFKDINVFNKKIDFKKRNELWLGAGRKLGEKLFLIIDNGKVISYGFYELFHQIQTLSRLSKLKIDLPLSSSDLNNDLQLALLRGDFETLPMPK, encoded by the coding sequence ATGTATTCAATAATAGATATAGAAAGTAATGGTGCAGGTTATAGAAATGAATGCATTATAGATATTGCCATCTTCAGATATGATGGTCAGAAAATTGTTGACCAATTTATTTCATTAGTAAATCCTGAAAGTGATATTACTCCTTTTGTACAGAAATTGACCAGTATTAGCCCAAAAATGGTTAAAACAGCTCCAAAATTTCATGAAATTGCAAAAAGAGTCATTGAAATTACTCAAAACACAACTTTAGTAGGTCATAATATCGATTTCGATTACAGAATGCTGCGCCAGTCGTTCAGCAGGCTGGGCTATGATTTCAAAATCAGCACTTTAGATACCATTCCTTTAGCGAAAAAACTTATTCCTGATGAGGTAAGCTATTCTTTAGGGAAATTAGTGAGATCTTTGGGGATTCCTATAACGAATCATCACAGAGCTGAAGGAGATGCAAGAGCTACTTTGGAATTATTTAAACTGTTAGTTTCAAAAGATATTGAGAATGAAATTATCCAGAAACAGCATGAAGAAACCAATGCTAAGACTTACATCAATAAAATCAAAACATTAACCCAGGATCTTCCGAATGAAAGAGGCTTTGTTTATTTCCAGAACGAAGCAGGAAAAATCATTTTCTCAGATTATGTTCCTGATATTAATAAGTTTTCTAAGAAAGTTTTTAATTCCAAATCTAAGAAGTGGGAAGAAATTCAAAAGGATGTCGAACAGATTAATTTTGAGCTTACCGGAAATGATATTATTGCTAAATTAATACTGAACTCAAAAAACCAAAAAAGAAGGGAGGTGTTTCCATTTGGACTTTATCATAGGAATAACAGCTATATTGTTGAAAAAAATAAGCTCAATAAGCTGGAAAAACCTATTTTGAAATTTAAGTCTTTTACCCAGGGTGTAAAAGCGGTGGAATTTATTGGTAATCAGGAGGATTTTAAAGATATAAATGTTTTCAATAAAAAAATAGACTTCAAAAAAAGAAACGAACTCTGGCTGGGTGCTGGAAGAAAACTTGGTGAAAAATTATTTTTGATCATCGATAACGGGAAAGTAATTTCTTACGGATTTTATGAGCTGTTTCACCAGATTCAGACGCTGAGCAGACTTTCAAAACTGAAGATCGATCTTCCTCTCTCGTCATCTGATCTCAATAATGATTTACAGCTGGCACTGCTTCGTGGTGATTTTGAGACATTACCAATGCCAAAATAA
- a CDS encoding helicase HerA-like domain-containing protein: MTDKTQFIEELNAKYTPKGEHIILGKAMLDGEVVPEVNVTIPLKTINRHGLIAGATGTGKTKTLQVFAEQLSHAGVPSLVLDIKGDFSGIAEAGVMSPMIEERYAKTQLPYNPQAFPVELMSISGGDGVKLRATVTEFGPVLLSKILELNDTQQSIMSIVFKYCDDKGLPLIDLNDLKKVLQYVTDNPQGKAELFADYGSIAPASLGTILRSIVALEQQGAAGFFGELSFDVQDLLCTRDGKGVVNILRVADIQNKPQLFSTFMLSLFAEIYMTFPEEGDSGKPKLVLFIDEAHLIFDESSKALLSQIETMVKLIRSKGVGIYFITQIPGDVPESILSQLGLKIQHALRGFTAKDKKEITKAVENYPTTEFYNASNLIQNLGIGEAFITALDEKGIPTPLVQTYLISPESRMDVLNAAEISELTGKSALVAKYEKVVDKESAYEILTTRMEQAVQNAAPAQKTKPVKEQPGMFEQILNSKTGRSVTTTLVREGTKMLFGMLGIGKR; encoded by the coding sequence ATGACAGATAAAACACAATTTATTGAAGAACTAAATGCAAAATATACTCCTAAGGGAGAACATATTATATTAGGAAAAGCAATGCTGGACGGAGAAGTAGTGCCGGAAGTGAATGTTACCATTCCTTTAAAGACTATTAACCGGCATGGTCTGATTGCGGGAGCCACAGGAACGGGTAAAACTAAAACACTTCAGGTTTTTGCAGAACAGCTTTCACATGCAGGAGTTCCCTCTTTAGTATTAGATATTAAAGGGGATTTTTCCGGAATTGCAGAAGCTGGAGTAATGAGCCCAATGATTGAAGAAAGATATGCTAAAACACAGCTTCCTTACAATCCCCAGGCTTTTCCAGTGGAATTAATGAGTATTTCCGGCGGAGACGGGGTGAAATTAAGAGCCACTGTTACTGAATTTGGTCCTGTTTTACTAAGTAAAATTCTAGAACTGAATGATACCCAGCAGAGTATCATGTCTATTGTATTCAAATACTGTGATGATAAAGGGCTTCCTCTAATTGATCTTAATGATTTGAAGAAAGTGCTGCAGTATGTGACAGATAATCCGCAGGGGAAAGCAGAATTGTTTGCTGATTACGGATCAATTGCTCCTGCTTCATTAGGCACTATTTTAAGATCAATAGTAGCGTTAGAACAGCAGGGAGCAGCAGGATTCTTTGGTGAGCTCAGTTTTGATGTTCAGGATCTTCTTTGTACAAGAGACGGGAAAGGGGTAGTTAATATTTTGAGAGTAGCAGACATTCAGAACAAACCTCAATTGTTTTCTACCTTTATGCTTTCACTTTTTGCAGAAATCTATATGACATTTCCTGAAGAAGGTGACAGCGGGAAGCCTAAACTAGTGCTTTTCATTGACGAAGCTCACTTGATTTTTGACGAATCTTCAAAAGCACTGCTTTCACAGATCGAAACTATGGTGAAGCTGATCCGTTCTAAAGGAGTCGGGATCTATTTTATTACCCAGATTCCTGGAGATGTGCCTGAAAGTATCCTTTCTCAACTGGGTTTAAAGATCCAGCACGCATTAAGAGGTTTCACGGCAAAAGATAAAAAAGAAATTACAAAAGCAGTAGAAAATTATCCCACAACAGAATTTTATAATGCATCAAATCTTATCCAAAATTTAGGAATTGGTGAGGCGTTTATCACTGCTTTAGATGAAAAAGGGATTCCTACTCCTCTGGTGCAGACCTATTTGATCTCTCCCGAATCAAGAATGGATGTATTGAATGCCGCTGAAATTTCTGAACTGACAGGTAAATCGGCTTTAGTCGCTAAATATGAGAAAGTTGTAGATAAAGAATCAGCTTATGAAATTTTGACCACCAGAATGGAACAGGCCGTTCAAAATGCGGCTCCAGCCCAGAAGACAAAGCCCGTAAAAGAACAGCCCGGAATGTTTGAGCAGATACTGAACAGCAAAACAGGAAGATCTGTCACAACAACTCTTGTACGCGAGGGAACAAAAATGCTTTTTGGAATGCTTGGAATTGGAAAGAGGTAA